Proteins from one Sarcophilus harrisii chromosome 2, mSarHar1.11, whole genome shotgun sequence genomic window:
- the LOC100934127 gene encoding olfactory receptor 11G2-like, whose translation MKISNTNHSSNSTSGFILLGFPCSREIQILLFIFFLIIYILTLLGNGSIICVVYRNKQLHTPMYLLLANFSFLEIWYVTSTVPNMLTNFLSNTKTISFSGCFLQFYFFFSLGGTECFFLAIMAFDRYLAICWPLHYPTIMTGRLCINLVVSCWVSGFLWFLVPIILISQLSFCGSKVIDHFLCDPGPLLALTCTRAPLIEFTCSIVNSLPLFIPFLFIMITYAMVLRAVLRVPSATGQRKAFSTCGSHLAVVSLFYGSVMVMYVKPTSGHEAGTQKIVTLFYSVVTPFLNPLIYSLRNKDMKDALRKTLNT comes from the coding sequence ATGAAAATTTCCAACACTAACCACAGTTCCAATAGTACTTCTGGTTTCATCCTCCTTGGATTCCCCTGCAGCAGAGAGATTCAGATCCTACTCTTCATATTCTTCTTGATCATCTACATCCTGACACTTCTAGGAAATGGTTCTATCATCTGTGTTGTATATAGGAACAAACAACTTCATACTCCTATGTACCTCCTCTTGGCCAACTTCTCCTTTCTGGAGATCTGGTATGTCACTTCTACTGTACCTAATATGTTGACCAACTTTCTCTCTAATACCAagactatttccttctctggatgctTCCTCCAATTCTACTTCTTCTTCTCCTTAGGTGGCACAGAATGTTTTTTTCTGGCCATCATGGCATTTGATAGGTATTTGGCCATCTGCTGGCCTCTGCATTATCCCACTATCATGACAGGACGTCTCTGCATCAATTTGGTGGTCAGCTGCTGGGTGTCTGGATTTCTCTGGTTCCTAGTTCCCATAATACTCATATCACAACTGTCCTTTTGTGGCTCCAAAGTCATAGACCACTTTCTTTGTGACCCAGGCCCACTGCTAGCTCTCACTTGTACCAGAGCCCCTTTAATAGAATTCACCTGCtccattgtgaattctttgccactatttattccttttctcttcatcaTGATAACTTATGCCATGGTTCTGAGAGCTGTGTTAAGAGTTCCTTCAGCAACAGGTCAGCGTAAAGCTTTCTCCACCTGTGGATCCCATTTGGCTGTGGTATCACTATTTTATGGCTCCGTGATGGTGATGTATGTGAAACCAACATCAGGCCATGAAGCTGGAACCCAGAAGATTGTGACCCTCTTTTATTCTGTGGTGACTCCATTCTTAAACCCTTTGATTTATAGCCTTAGAAACAAGGATATGAAGGATGCCCTGAGGAAAACTTTGAATACCTGA